ACACACAATATAAAGCATGGTTGCTTAATTATCTCTACTACAAAATTGGATTTAGAGTGCAGCTTACTATGGATCTAACCAAAGTCGGAaaaacattttatagaaaatgctttttctgcattttaatATGTATGTTCCTATTTCTATTAAATGTGCTGTAATCCTATAATTGAACTTTATGATACTCTGTGGAAAGAGGCAGGACATGAATATAAGCTATCTTGAACCGCCTCTTATCCTAAACACATTGCCTGGTGATGTATCTCTTTGGTGTGACATGCTGTTCTGTTTATtgtgatttgtttgttttgggaCTGGCCTAGGATGATCTCGCCCCGCCCCCACCTGGGTCACCCCTGCTCAGCCTAGTTGGGCCTGACAATGTGTACAAACCAAATTCATCCAATCCAGAGACTGTGTTTAATTCACATCTTGAAGAAGTCAAAGAGACATCTGGCAGTTTCTCATCTGTGGAAGTCTGTAGCTTCCTACCAGATGAACTTacccaagaaaataaagaccagGCTGTCATTAGAAGCAAGCGTGAAATTGAAGAAAATTGTAAAATTCAAAATCAGCAAAGTAGATTGCGGTTACCCAGCAAACAGGATATTGGCCTGGGCTTATTAAACAGCAGCAGTTTGTCAAATTGCTGTTCACACCTGCGCCCTACCAATGGTAACTCAGTCCAGCTCTCTCCTGAGAAACCAAGCTCTTTGCCTCTGGCATCCATAACTCCCATGATACCAATGACCCCTGTTTCCGAATGTTCTGGAATTGTGCCTCAACTACAGTAAGTTGTTTCATGTGTATGTTTTTAATGGGTGACACTTCTAGATACACATTTTATATTCCTGAATTGAGGATAACTAATTTCAGGGTAATAGTGTAGGGAAGAGGACTTCAGATTTCATTCCTTTGTCAGTTCTTATTTGTGGCTTTAGATAGTTTGATTATCTGTAAACGAAGCAATAATCCTTGATCTCCTAAGAGGGGTTATGAGTATATACATTCCTAAAGGATTGTATTGTTATGAAATACACTGTACAAAAGCACTGTAGCTGAAAATTGTGGTTGGGTCGGATAAACACAAAGAATATGAAGATAtaaatttgaattcagtttgcaaattGATTTGGAGCTGTGCTTTCTATTTTGAGACATAGttttgaaaaagatttaaaacttaattttagtcatgaaattttagaataaactaTTTTAGTACTTTaggatttttacattttactagGGCGCATATTATTAGGTATTTCACATTTAGAGTAATTTTGCCCCTGGGAAGTCACTAATATACAACCTATGAAATAAAGATAatgcattttaattctttttatatgtgaTAGAATTTTCTAAACTGacttatttttcaggaatataGTTTCCACTGTAAATCTGCCTGTAAATTAGATCTGAAGAAAATAGCTTTGCATGCAAAAAATGCAGAATATAACCCAAAGGTAAGATTTCTCAGTATTCTTTTTTAACAATTAgcttctatttagattttcttcatATCATGACATTGACtcattgtttgtttttgtttttaaaaaagaaaaaaattgttagtGAAAAGCTTTTGGCAACTCAAGAGGTTAGTCTACACATTCTgagttataaaaaataatctttctctGTGATGAATAAAGCAGTAATTGAGCAGGTCCCAAAAGTtaagatttttcctttgttattcaAACTGATTCACTATTCTCAGCATATGGAGATTGCTTGCTTTATTAAAATGCCATGATATTCCTGGAAATAACTTTTTCTAAATGGTGTCCTACCTAGCTGACATATGTTTTCTTGATTTATAGTTTCTCTTGTTGAGAATGCTAAATTATTTAAGGTGCAAAGGTCAAGCTTCTGCTTACTAATGTAAGATTCaggaatttttttccccctcgAAGTTTAGTAAATCTATTCCTTCTCATGTCCTACCAAGGCCAGGCTTCCCATTTTCAAAGGCCTATTTACCTAGGAAGTGCGTATGTTAGTCTGATCAACACTTAATGATTTGCTAGTCTCCGCACCTACCAGTATAAGCAGCAGTAAGACCTGGTCCCTGCTGGGGAAAAAGTTCTCTGTCTTGGGTGGTGGAGCGTTTATGGAATTAGATTAAAATGACCATGTTAGTGAGAACCCAGGGAACCTTGCCAGCATGAAGCATGGATTAAGCATTTGTGTGTTTATGGTAGTTGTGTTGCTGACAAATGAATTTAAATGTTACCCAAATACATGTAGCTAGCTAGGATGGGACAGAAACATGGTGATGAGCTAGGATTCTCATGGCTGCAGCCACGATTGACCATACTTTTGGGCAATATTTAATATTACGCAGTTTacccatattttcttctctacCATCCTCAgctcttcctttattttatttcagtgataGGATCTCTTCAAACTTGGACTTGACAGCCAAAGAAATTCTGGCTTGCCACTTAAGCTACCTTAAGAATTTAACAAAATGAATACTGGGGGAGAATGCTGTCTATTTAGTAAACACCTGGAAAACATTCCTAGTCACTGACCGACTCTGTGTAGTGCTGACTAATGGTCCTTTTACTGTCTGTTAACACTTTAAATCTGAAGTTACCCATCCTGCCTTGGTCCTGTGGAATAGCTCTGACCTGTGGAACTTTTAGTCTTGCAGAGCACCCACCCCAGTTTCCTGCCCAGCTTAATgcggggagaggagagaaggagaaaggagtgaTTGTGTAGGACCAGTAGAAGGAGCAGGTCTTTAGTGACACGTCATGTGGCAGGCCAGTCATTCCCAGCCCTCCTTGCCTCACACCACTGGGAGGGCCTGCCATTGCTGCTTGTCTGAGGGCCACACTATGGCCAGCAAAAACCTG
This is a stretch of genomic DNA from Manis javanica isolate MJ-LG chromosome 8, MJ_LKY, whole genome shotgun sequence. It encodes these proteins:
- the TBPL2 gene encoding LOW QUALITY PROTEIN: TATA box-binding protein-like 2 (The sequence of the model RefSeq protein was modified relative to this genomic sequence to represent the inferred CDS: inserted 1 base in 1 codon), translating into MEEMKYLELYLDQCAHQDDLAPPPPGSPLLSLVGPDNVYKPNSSNPETVFNSHLEEVKETSGSFSSVEVCSFLPDELTQENKDQAVIRSKREIEENCKIQNQQSRLRLPSKQDIGLGLLNSSSLSNCCSHLRPTNGNSVQLSPEKPSSLPLASITPMIPMTPVSECSGIVPQLQNIVSTVNXACKLDLKKIALHAKNAEYNPKRFAAVIMRIREPRTTALIFSSGKMVCTGAKSEDQSRLAARKYARVVQKLGFPARVLDFKIQNMVGSCDVRFPIRLEGLVLTHQQFSSYEPELFPGLIYRMVKPRIVLLIFVSGKVVLTGAKERSEIYEAFENIYPILKGFKKA